The Halobacillus ihumii genomic sequence GGAAAACTGGCAAATGGGATAGCGGATGATATGTTAACAACGACTTTACTGGCTACAGAGGCCCCAGTTTATATAGCTCCGGCGATGAACGTACATATGTACAGCCACCCATCTGTGATCCGTAATTTAAAACAACTGGATCAATGGGGATTCAAGTTCATTGAACCTGGGGAAGGCTATTTAGCATGTGGTTATGTTGGAAAGGGCCGTCTTGAAGAACCGCAGACGATCGTTTCTGTTCTGCAGCAGCAGTCCACCCAGAGCCTTTCCTTATCAGGGAAGCGAGTGCTCATAACAGCTGGACCTACGCGGGAAAAGATTGATCCGGTTAGGTATTTTACGAATCCTTCTTCAGGTAAAATGGGATTCGCTCTGGCACGCAAGGCTGCAGACTTAGGAGCAAGTGTGACGTTAATCGCAGGCCCAGTCCACCTAGATACACCACGGGGCGTAAACAGAATTGATGTTGTAACGGCAGAAGAGATGTACGAGCAGGTGTTGTCCCATTACGAGGCCAGTGACCTTGTCATCAAGTCCGCAGCTGTAGCTGATTACAGACCAAAACAGGTTTTTGATCAAAAAATGAAAAAAACTCCCGGCGATTACTCGGTGGAGATGGAGCGGACGCGCGATATTTTACAAGAACTCGGGGAACGCAAACAGCACCAATATTTGATCGGATTTGCCGCAGAAACTCAGGACCTTGACCATTACGGCGAGCAAAAACTCGTAAAGAAAAACTTGGATGCGATTGTGATGAACAACATAGCTGAGCAAGGTTCCGGTTTTAATAGTGATACAAACGCCTCTGTTTATTTGACGAAAGAAGGACAGCGAGTGGACTGGCCGTTAATGTCTAAAGATGAGCTGGCCGCGAATATTTTACGAATGGCAAGCGCAGCACTTGTCGGTGAAGAGTCTTGAATATTGCTAAAGTGATTGTGGATGTTGCTTCTCAAAACACGAACCGCCCTTTTGATTATGGCATTCCCGAACAATTTTCAGGGGTTGTTCAGCCGGGCGTCAGGGTAATCATTCCGTTTGGACCGAGAAAAATTATGGGCTATGTCGTCTCACTGACAGATCATAGCAATTTTGACAAAATCCGAGACATTGAAGATGTCCTTGATTTGACCCCGATTCTAACGAAAGAGCTGCTTCAAATTGGCAAATGGTTATCCAATCAAACGTTGAGTTATTACATTTCCTGTTTGCAAGTT encodes the following:
- the coaBC gene encoding bifunctional phosphopantothenoylcysteine decarboxylase/phosphopantothenate--cysteine ligase CoaBC translates to MLEGKKIVLGVSGGIAAYKAADLTSKLVQAGAEVKVIMTESALKFVGATTFQALSRQPVYTDTFKEHDSTQIQHIDVADWADLFLIAPATANTIGKLANGIADDMLTTTLLATEAPVYIAPAMNVHMYSHPSVIRNLKQLDQWGFKFIEPGEGYLACGYVGKGRLEEPQTIVSVLQQQSTQSLSLSGKRVLITAGPTREKIDPVRYFTNPSSGKMGFALARKAADLGASVTLIAGPVHLDTPRGVNRIDVVTAEEMYEQVLSHYEASDLVIKSAAVADYRPKQVFDQKMKKTPGDYSVEMERTRDILQELGERKQHQYLIGFAAETQDLDHYGEQKLVKKNLDAIVMNNIAEQGSGFNSDTNASVYLTKEGQRVDWPLMSKDELAANILRMASAALVGEES